The proteins below are encoded in one region of Nitrosomonas ureae:
- a CDS encoding NAD+ synthase: protein MYIAIAQINCTVGDIAGNAAKILVAVKQAQQAGAALIITPELALSGYPPADLLLRETFCQLCQHALIQLAQSIDDITLIVGHPSFDENKLYNAASIIHKGQIQHTYHKRILNKSPFFNETYYFDAGTQPYLFELEGVTFGIDICADFWLGHLPAETDHPQPDIVLVLNASAYHINKQVSRYQTTHQFIKHTGISVIHTNLIGGQDELVFDGASFAMNGQGELTHQLDEFVETIELIEIQNKQPVKGKLMPTQSPVASIYQALCLGVHDYVRKNGFPGVLLGLSGGVDSALALSIAVDALGADQIRTVMMPTRYTADMSLEDANEMVKLLGVKHIECNIEPLFDLYLKKIAEDFHISPDPADFNTMPENIQARIRGTLLMALSNYTGSMVLTTGNKSEMAVGYCTLYGDMAGGFAVLKDISKTLVYQLCEYRNQIQRVIPERIIRRAPSAELRLNQTDQDNLPAYEILDGIIEAYVEKNLTPAEIIALHYDEADVTKVIQLIHSNEYKRRQSPPGIRITHCDFGTAWRYPIVSHSGTWATLTAE from the coding sequence ATGTATATTGCCATTGCTCAGATTAATTGCACGGTAGGGGATATTGCAGGAAATGCAGCCAAAATACTGGTTGCGGTAAAACAAGCCCAGCAAGCGGGTGCAGCGTTGATCATCACACCCGAATTGGCTTTATCCGGGTATCCTCCTGCGGATCTGCTGCTGCGCGAAACATTTTGCCAATTGTGCCAGCACGCCCTGATACAACTGGCACAATCGATTGACGACATCACACTGATCGTGGGTCATCCCAGTTTCGACGAGAACAAGCTTTATAACGCCGCATCGATCATTCATAAAGGTCAAATTCAACATACCTATCACAAAAGAATTCTCAATAAATCGCCTTTTTTTAACGAAACCTATTACTTTGATGCAGGTACCCAACCCTACTTGTTTGAGCTCGAGGGCGTAACATTCGGCATTGATATTTGCGCCGATTTCTGGCTAGGTCATTTGCCCGCGGAAACAGACCACCCTCAGCCGGATATCGTATTGGTGCTCAATGCTTCAGCCTATCATATCAACAAGCAAGTATCCCGCTATCAAACCACGCACCAATTCATCAAGCATACCGGTATCTCCGTTATCCACACCAATCTGATTGGCGGGCAAGATGAACTGGTTTTTGATGGGGCATCGTTTGCCATGAATGGACAAGGCGAACTTACGCATCAACTGGATGAATTTGTTGAAACCATCGAGTTAATCGAAATTCAGAACAAGCAACCGGTAAAAGGCAAATTAATGCCGACACAATCCCCTGTAGCCAGTATCTATCAGGCATTATGTTTAGGGGTTCACGACTATGTCCGGAAAAACGGTTTCCCCGGTGTGTTACTGGGACTCTCCGGAGGGGTGGATTCGGCGCTCGCACTTTCGATTGCTGTGGATGCATTAGGCGCGGACCAGATCAGAACCGTCATGATGCCGACACGTTATACCGCCGACATGAGCCTGGAAGACGCCAATGAAATGGTGAAATTATTAGGAGTCAAGCATATCGAATGCAACATAGAGCCCCTATTTGACTTGTATCTAAAGAAAATTGCCGAGGATTTTCATATTTCACCGGACCCGGCTGATTTTAATACCATGCCGGAAAATATTCAGGCGCGCATCCGCGGCACTTTATTAATGGCGCTATCCAATTACACCGGCTCAATGGTGCTGACTACGGGCAACAAATCGGAAATGGCAGTGGGCTATTGCACCCTGTATGGCGACATGGCGGGCGGCTTTGCAGTACTAAAGGATATCAGTAAAACTCTGGTTTATCAGTTGTGTGAATATCGGAATCAAATCCAACGTGTTATTCCTGAACGCATTATCCGCCGCGCGCCATCGGCTGAGTTGCGCTTGAATCAGACCGATCAGGACAATCTGCCCGCGTATGAAATTTTGGATGGAATTATCGAAGCCTATGTCGAGAAGAATCTTACTCCGGCTGAAATCATTGCATTGCATTACGACGAAGCCGATGTCACCAAAGTCATCCAATTAATCCATAGTAACGAATACAAACGCCGCCAATCTCCTCCCGGCATTCGCATCACGCATTGCGATTTTGGTACCGCATGGCGTTATCCTATCGTATCGCATTCCGGAACTTGGGCAACCCTTACTGCAGAGTAA
- a CDS encoding M48 family metalloprotease, with product MKLACLIIALSILFPINSLAHELPELGDVSQASITPHQERQLGLRIMRQIRADPSYMDDPEIASYLGNLGHKLIANSNEANANQLFEFFALDNPAINAFALPGGFMGFNSGLIIAAQSESELAAVMSHEIAHVTQKHLARMIAAQKYDLVKYIAALAVAIVASRADAQASQAVLVASQASMIQSKLDFTRNHEKEADRIGLSILLDAGFDPQGMAAFFERLQRAGRFHENGAPSYLRTHPITYERIADIQNRTREMPYRQVPDSLDFLLVRAKLRALQGNARDTVRQFKTRLAEKRYSNEAVERYGYIHALLRAKKYKQADAELTLLYQVLHSDPTASALTNHQLGKTVRIESKNVIAGAMIETLSARVKLTNGETAEAFNAYQTALKIYPQYRALIQGYAQALIENKKIEVALEFITHKLQLIQNDAQLFSLQAQCYELLGDKMLKHRALAESYLLKGHYAGAVDQLKTALQNSNGNFYQLSSAEARLKQVEILREEADKAEK from the coding sequence ATGAAATTAGCTTGTTTGATAATTGCGCTATCGATCCTGTTTCCGATCAATAGCTTAGCGCATGAATTGCCCGAATTGGGAGACGTATCGCAAGCTTCCATTACGCCCCATCAGGAACGGCAGCTGGGCCTGAGAATCATGCGTCAGATCCGTGCCGACCCAAGCTATATGGATGATCCCGAAATCGCCAGCTATCTTGGCAATCTGGGTCATAAATTAATCGCCAATTCAAATGAAGCCAATGCCAATCAATTGTTTGAATTTTTCGCGCTCGATAATCCGGCAATCAATGCATTTGCATTGCCCGGAGGCTTCATGGGTTTCAACAGCGGTCTGATTATCGCCGCGCAAAGCGAATCCGAATTAGCGGCCGTAATGTCGCATGAAATTGCGCATGTCACGCAGAAACACCTGGCACGCATGATCGCTGCGCAGAAATACGATCTAGTCAAGTATATAGCAGCGCTGGCAGTCGCCATTGTCGCCTCGCGCGCTGATGCCCAGGCAAGCCAGGCAGTATTGGTTGCCTCACAAGCCAGTATGATCCAATCAAAACTGGATTTCACCCGTAACCATGAAAAAGAAGCTGATCGTATCGGTTTAAGCATTCTATTAGATGCAGGATTTGATCCACAAGGCATGGCGGCTTTTTTTGAACGCTTGCAACGAGCTGGGCGTTTTCATGAAAACGGTGCGCCTTCTTACTTGCGCACACACCCGATCACCTATGAGCGCATCGCGGATATTCAAAATCGCACACGCGAAATGCCTTACCGGCAAGTTCCGGATAGCCTCGATTTTTTACTGGTACGCGCCAAGTTACGCGCATTGCAAGGAAATGCACGTGATACCGTGCGGCAATTCAAAACACGCCTGGCAGAGAAACGCTATAGCAATGAAGCGGTTGAACGTTATGGCTATATTCATGCGCTACTGCGTGCAAAAAAATACAAACAAGCCGACGCTGAACTCACACTCCTGTATCAAGTTTTGCATAGCGATCCAACTGCATCTGCGCTGACTAATCATCAGCTGGGAAAAACCGTACGGATTGAATCCAAAAACGTTATCGCCGGTGCAATGATTGAAACACTCTCAGCGCGGGTTAAACTAACCAATGGAGAAACAGCTGAAGCTTTCAATGCCTACCAAACAGCATTAAAAATTTATCCGCAATATCGGGCACTGATCCAGGGCTATGCACAAGCATTAATAGAAAACAAGAAAATTGAGGTAGCGCTTGAATTTATTACCCACAAATTACAACTGATACAAAATGATGCGCAATTGTTTAGCCTGCAAGCCCAATGTTACGAGCTATTAGGTGATAAAATGCTCAAGCATCGTGCGCTCGCCGAGTCTTATCTGCTCAAAGGACATTACGCGGGGGCTGTTGATCAACTGAAAACCGCGCTACAAAACAGTAATGGTAATTTCTACCAACTTTCCAGCGCGGAAGCACGTTTGAAGCAGGTAGAAATACTCCGGGAAGAAGCAGATAAAGCGGAAAAATAA
- a CDS encoding efflux RND transporter periplasmic adaptor subunit has product MVIAGTRKIIIVLILVTIAAAYWYGGDTQESLANKYKTRSIERGDIIQTISANGTLTPVVLVNVGTQVSGTVAKLHADFNDQVEIGQILAELDPAILSAQLQQSKANLLNAQVALRIAESKLRRYRLLKEKEFISSEALEIIEQENEAARAQLAINKAQVERDQANLNYSVIRSPISGVVIARDVDIGQTVAANFQTPILFQIAKDLRQMQINISVAEADIGQLHIGQLINFTVDAFQQRKFSGTVKQVRLNPTIQENVVTYNVVAMVDNDDGTLLPGMTANIHFVVKQKNDVLRVPNAALRFQPKNLESGESGKLTQSSQQPTVYLLTENHPLPKTVTTGITDGNFTEIISSEIKAGDKAILSEVADKKESESKFKLRVF; this is encoded by the coding sequence ATGGTTATTGCTGGCACAAGAAAAATCATCATTGTTCTAATACTGGTTACCATTGCCGCCGCCTATTGGTATGGCGGTGACACTCAAGAATCGTTAGCGAACAAATATAAAACCCGGAGCATAGAACGTGGCGATATCATACAAACCATCTCCGCGAATGGTACGCTTACCCCTGTTGTGCTGGTCAACGTAGGCACTCAGGTTTCCGGAACGGTCGCTAAATTGCATGCGGATTTTAATGATCAGGTGGAAATCGGACAAATTCTGGCTGAACTCGATCCCGCCATACTTAGTGCGCAATTGCAGCAATCCAAAGCCAATCTTCTCAATGCGCAAGTTGCGTTAAGAATTGCTGAAAGCAAATTAAGGCGCTATCGGTTATTGAAGGAAAAGGAATTCATTTCATCCGAAGCATTAGAAATCATTGAGCAGGAAAATGAAGCCGCACGCGCGCAACTGGCCATTAACAAAGCTCAGGTCGAGCGGGATCAGGCCAATCTCAATTACAGTGTGATTCGCTCACCGATTTCAGGTGTCGTCATCGCACGGGATGTCGACATCGGTCAAACCGTTGCCGCCAATTTTCAGACTCCGATCTTATTTCAAATCGCCAAAGACCTGCGGCAAATGCAAATCAACATCAGCGTTGCCGAAGCGGATATCGGTCAATTGCACATCGGCCAGTTGATTAATTTCACTGTGGATGCCTTTCAGCAGCGGAAATTTTCCGGTACGGTCAAGCAAGTCCGGCTCAATCCGACCATACAGGAAAACGTCGTGACTTATAACGTTGTGGCGATGGTCGATAATGATGACGGCACATTGTTACCCGGAATGACCGCCAACATCCATTTTGTCGTCAAGCAAAAAAACGACGTACTGCGTGTCCCCAATGCAGCTTTAAGATTCCAGCCGAAAAACTTGGAGTCAGGTGAAAGCGGAAAATTAACCCAATCCTCGCAACAACCCACGGTATATCTGCTGACGGAAAATCACCCTTTGCCGAAGACCGTTACCACCGGCATCACCGATGGCAATTTCACCGAAATTATCAGCAGCGAAATCAAAGCGGGGGATAAGGCGATCCTCAGTGAAGTTGCTGATAAAAAAGAATCCGAAAGCAAGTTCAAATTACGGGTATTTTGA
- a CDS encoding ABC transporter ATP-binding protein, translating to MSLTQPTHSTQSLIQLERLCKSYSLQDAHGKTITTQVLHHIDLTIRQGEFVAIMGHSGSGKSTLMNILGCLDTPTSGSYWLSGRNVAALSSNELAQIRNRNIGFVFQGFNLLKRMTALDNVATPLLYAGISRSKSRQQALEFLRRTGLEDFAMHQPNQLSGGQQQRVAISRALINHPSLILADEPTGNLDTQTSNDIMQLFEQLNRDQGITIILVTHENDIAAYAKRLIHLKDGRITIDSHSTVASNTLT from the coding sequence ATGTCTTTGACTCAGCCCACGCATTCCACTCAGTCGCTCATTCAATTAGAGCGTCTTTGCAAAAGCTACAGTTTGCAGGATGCGCATGGCAAAACCATTACCACCCAGGTTCTGCATCATATCGACCTGACCATTCGTCAGGGTGAGTTTGTCGCCATCATGGGGCATTCGGGATCGGGCAAATCCACCCTGATGAATATACTCGGCTGCCTGGATACGCCGACCAGCGGTTCATACTGGCTGTCCGGTAGGAACGTTGCGGCACTTTCCAGTAATGAATTAGCGCAAATTCGTAATCGAAACATCGGCTTTGTATTTCAGGGATTCAATTTGCTCAAGCGTATGACGGCTCTCGATAATGTTGCAACACCCCTGCTCTACGCGGGGATCAGCCGCTCCAAGAGCCGCCAGCAAGCATTGGAATTCCTGCGCCGCACCGGCCTGGAAGATTTCGCCATGCATCAACCCAACCAACTGTCCGGGGGGCAGCAACAGCGAGTTGCCATCAGCCGCGCCTTGATCAATCATCCCTCGTTGATCCTGGCTGACGAACCGACCGGCAATCTGGATACGCAAACCAGCAATGACATTATGCAGTTATTCGAGCAACTCAACCGCGATCAAGGGATTACCATCATACTGGTCACACATGAGAACGATATTGCAGCCTACGCGAAACGTTTGATCCATTTGAAGGATGGGCGCATTACGATTGACAGTCACTCTACCGTAGCAAGCAATACCCTGACATGA
- a CDS encoding ABC transporter permease: MNLSAIFGEALRALRQNRLRTGLTMLGMIIGVAAVVLMLSIGQGARTKINETIAAMGSNLLLVVPGAMSSGGFSFGSGSVRTLTINDANAIAELTSIRATAPVTSGTVQLNYAAKNWSTLITGTTPEYFEVGNWTMESGTAFTESEVRSAARVVVLGSITAKNLFGDEEPVGKTIRITNRPFLVVGVLMAKGQSLTGRDQDDNVFVPISTSERQITGNQFPGSIRYMLAQGASADEMDIAEIEITQLLRQRHRIPNGKDNDFTVRNLTAIADVATDAAKVMSIVLGAIASVSLLVGGIGIMNIMLVSVTERTREIGIRMAIGANQRAILTQFLLEAMMICIMGGLIGLLIGIGGAWLVSQVADMLIVITLGMIGLAFLFSSAVGIFFGFYPAQKAASLKPVDALRYE, translated from the coding sequence ATGAATCTATCCGCGATTTTTGGCGAAGCACTGCGCGCCCTACGTCAGAACCGTCTGCGTACAGGATTGACCATGCTGGGCATGATCATCGGTGTTGCCGCTGTCGTACTCATGCTGTCAATTGGTCAGGGCGCACGCACCAAAATCAACGAAACCATCGCGGCGATGGGTAGCAACTTGTTGCTCGTAGTGCCCGGCGCCATGTCTTCCGGCGGTTTTAGTTTCGGCAGTGGCAGTGTCAGGACTTTAACCATCAATGATGCCAATGCTATTGCGGAACTTACATCGATCCGGGCAACCGCGCCCGTAACGAGCGGAACGGTGCAACTCAACTATGCCGCCAAGAATTGGAGCACCCTCATTACCGGCACCACACCGGAGTATTTTGAAGTCGGCAACTGGACAATGGAGTCCGGGACGGCCTTTACAGAATCCGAAGTGCGCTCGGCTGCCCGCGTCGTTGTATTGGGATCAATCACGGCGAAAAATCTCTTCGGCGATGAAGAGCCCGTAGGCAAAACCATACGCATCACCAATCGTCCGTTTCTGGTTGTGGGGGTGTTAATGGCCAAAGGCCAAAGCCTCACCGGACGGGATCAGGACGATAATGTTTTCGTTCCGATCTCAACCAGCGAACGCCAAATCACCGGCAATCAGTTTCCCGGCTCTATCCGCTATATGCTGGCACAAGGCGCATCAGCGGATGAAATGGATATTGCCGAAATTGAAATTACGCAATTATTACGTCAGCGTCACCGCATTCCCAACGGCAAGGATAATGATTTCACTGTCCGCAACTTAACCGCTATCGCGGATGTTGCAACCGATGCCGCCAAGGTAATGTCCATTGTACTCGGCGCGATCGCATCGGTTTCTTTATTGGTCGGCGGCATCGGGATCATGAACATCATGCTGGTATCGGTGACAGAGCGTACGCGTGAAATCGGCATTCGCATGGCGATTGGCGCCAATCAACGTGCCATTCTTACGCAATTTTTATTGGAAGCGATGATGATTTGCATCATGGGCGGCTTAATTGGCCTGTTAATAGGGATTGGCGGCGCCTGGCTGGTCAGTCAGGTGGCTGATATGTTGATTGTTATTACTCTGGGAATGATTGGCCTGGCATTTTTATTCTCTTCCGCGGTCGGCATTTTTTTTGGCTTTTACCCTGCTCAAAAAGCGGCTTCACTGAAACCTGTCGATGCGCTTAGGTACGAATAA
- a CDS encoding type II toxin-antitoxin system ParD family antitoxin yields the protein MQRSDSLVQSINLRLLEERETRLETLRHALIEGEQSGTFDYSLQSTLNELENQD from the coding sequence GTGCAACGAAGTGATTCACTCGTGCAGTCCATTAATCTGCGTTTACTTGAGGAACGCGAAACCAGGCTGGAAACATTGCGCCATGCTTTGATTGAAGGTGAACAAAGCGGCACGTTTGACTATTCCTTGCAAAGCACCCTGAATGAATTGGAAAATCAAGATTAG
- a CDS encoding MFS transporter gives MALPADHSHPATRRERFAWCMYDFANSGYTTVILTAIFNAYFVGVIAAEHGSGNATLLWSITMAAANALVLLSAPVVGAIADCSGAKKRFLTVTTVGCVLFTALLYFAGPGDIALAVILVIMATFMFASGENLIAAFLPEISTPQTMGRLSGYGWALGYFGGLLTLALCLIYVTHAEKQGLEAAHYVPVTNLIVAALFGVAALPTLLWLRERVDVTESFDSKHLIRAGFGRLGDTLRQARLHIDLFRFLLSLTVYYAGIYIVIVLAAVYAQEVMGFKTQDTIILIMVVNVTAAIGAFLFGHLQDRIGSSRCIAITLLIWIAAIICAYLATDEWLFWIAANLIGTALGGAQSAGRALVGQFTPTGRQGEFFGLWGLATKLSAIIGPLTYGGMVYLFAGDHRIALLSTLVFFIVGLLLLATVNEQRGREMARIVY, from the coding sequence ATGGCATTACCTGCTGATCATTCCCATCCAGCCACGCGGCGTGAACGCTTTGCATGGTGCATGTACGATTTCGCCAATTCCGGCTATACCACGGTTATTCTGACGGCCATTTTCAATGCCTACTTTGTCGGCGTCATCGCTGCAGAACACGGCAGTGGAAATGCCACGCTGCTGTGGTCGATCACCATGGCGGCTGCCAATGCGCTGGTGTTGCTGAGTGCGCCGGTCGTGGGGGCGATTGCGGATTGTTCCGGCGCAAAGAAGCGCTTCCTGACGGTAACGACCGTCGGTTGTGTGTTGTTTACTGCGCTGTTGTATTTTGCCGGGCCGGGCGATATCGCCTTGGCCGTGATACTGGTGATTATGGCGACATTCATGTTTGCCAGCGGTGAGAATCTGATTGCGGCATTTTTACCGGAAATCAGTACCCCGCAAACCATGGGACGGCTTTCCGGGTATGGCTGGGCGCTGGGCTACTTCGGCGGTTTGCTGACGCTGGCGCTGTGTTTGATTTATGTGACGCATGCGGAAAAGCAGGGGCTGGAGGCTGCGCACTATGTTCCCGTCACCAACTTAATCGTTGCAGCATTATTTGGCGTTGCGGCATTGCCAACATTGCTTTGGCTGCGCGAGCGCGTGGATGTAACCGAGTCTTTTGACAGCAAACATCTGATCCGCGCAGGATTCGGTCGTCTAGGCGATACGCTGCGCCAGGCCCGTTTACATATTGATTTGTTCCGTTTTCTGCTGTCATTGACGGTCTACTATGCGGGCATCTACATTGTGATCGTGCTGGCGGCGGTGTACGCGCAGGAAGTGATGGGATTCAAGACGCAAGATACGATTATCCTGATCATGGTGGTCAATGTCACGGCAGCCATCGGTGCTTTCCTGTTTGGCCATCTGCAAGACCGGATCGGTTCAAGTCGCTGCATTGCGATTACATTATTGATCTGGATAGCAGCGATTATCTGCGCTTATTTAGCCACCGATGAATGGTTATTCTGGATCGCGGCCAATTTAATCGGTACCGCGCTCGGCGGCGCACAATCCGCAGGGCGAGCCCTGGTCGGGCAATTCACGCCAACCGGGCGTCAAGGGGAATTCTTCGGGTTATGGGGATTGGCGACGAAACTATCCGCAATCATCGGTCCGCTGACGTATGGCGGCATGGTTTATCTATTTGCGGGCGATCACCGCATTGCGTTGCTCAGTACCTTGGTGTTCTTCATTGTGGGTTTATTGCTGCTGGCTACGGTCAATGAACAAAGAGGGCGGGAAATGGCGAGAATTGTCTATTGA
- the fumC gene encoding class II fumarate hydratase, whose translation MQTREERDTMGVVEVPAAALWGAQTQRSLQNFKISGEHMPLALIHALARVKRAAAKVNHDLGLLSAASAAAIIEAADEVTGGHFDDQFPLVVWQTGSGTQSNMNVNEVLANRASEILGGGRGTNRIVHPNDDVNKGQSSNDVFPTAMHVAAVQEMQQRLIPAIQQLRGTLAAKSDAFDGIVKIGRTHLQDATPLTLGQEFTGYVAQLDHGLRHVQAAIPHVCELALGGTAVGTGLNAHPEFAVRVAAELSRLTGLPFVTAPNKFEALASNDALVHAHGALKTLAASMMKIANDIRWLASGPRCGIGELRIPENEPGSSIMPGKVNPTQSEAMTMVCCQVMGNDVAVNMGGALGNFELNVMKPLIIHNFLQSVRLLADAMASFNDHCAVGIEANRERIDTLMHNSLMLVTALNPHIGYDKAAEIAKKAHREGTTLKAAAIATGYVTAEQFDAWVVPETMTGK comes from the coding sequence ATGCAAACCCGTGAAGAACGCGACACCATGGGCGTGGTAGAAGTCCCCGCCGCAGCATTGTGGGGTGCACAAACGCAGCGCTCGTTGCAGAATTTCAAGATTTCCGGTGAGCACATGCCGCTGGCGCTGATTCATGCGCTGGCCAGGGTCAAGCGCGCCGCCGCCAAAGTCAATCACGATCTGGGGTTGCTGAGCGCCGCCAGTGCTGCGGCGATCATTGAGGCTGCCGATGAAGTGACCGGCGGTCATTTCGACGATCAGTTTCCGTTGGTGGTGTGGCAAACCGGTTCCGGCACGCAGAGCAACATGAACGTCAACGAAGTGCTCGCGAACCGCGCGTCGGAAATTCTCGGCGGCGGGCGCGGCACCAACCGGATCGTGCATCCGAATGACGATGTTAATAAAGGCCAATCGTCGAATGATGTATTTCCGACCGCGATGCACGTCGCCGCGGTACAGGAAATGCAGCAGCGGCTGATTCCCGCCATTCAGCAATTGCGCGGTACGTTGGCGGCCAAGTCCGACGCATTCGATGGTATCGTCAAAATCGGCCGCACGCATTTGCAGGATGCCACGCCGTTGACGCTGGGGCAGGAATTTACCGGTTACGTGGCGCAACTGGATCATGGCCTGCGCCATGTCCAAGCGGCTATACCGCATGTGTGCGAGCTGGCATTGGGCGGCACGGCGGTCGGCACCGGCTTGAATGCGCATCCGGAGTTTGCCGTGCGCGTAGCGGCGGAATTGTCGCGTTTGACCGGCTTGCCGTTTGTCACCGCACCGAATAAATTCGAGGCGCTGGCGAGCAACGATGCGTTGGTGCACGCGCATGGCGCATTGAAGACGCTGGCCGCTTCAATGATGAAAATCGCCAACGATATCCGCTGGCTGGCATCCGGGCCGCGCTGCGGCATTGGTGAATTGCGCATTCCTGAAAATGAGCCGGGTAGTTCCATCATGCCGGGCAAAGTCAACCCGACACAATCGGAAGCGATGACCATGGTGTGTTGCCAGGTGATGGGGAATGATGTCGCGGTCAACATGGGCGGCGCGCTGGGTAATTTCGAGTTGAATGTGATGAAACCGCTGATCATTCATAATTTCCTGCAAAGCGTGCGCTTGCTGGCGGATGCCATGGCCAGTTTCAATGATCATTGCGCGGTGGGTATCGAAGCCAACCGGGAACGCATCGATACCCTGATGCACAATTCGCTGATGCTGGTGACCGCTCTGAATCCGCATATCGGTTACGACAAGGCCGCCGAGATTGCCAAAAAAGCGCATCGTGAAGGTACAACCTTGAAGGCTGCGGCAATTGCGACCGGTTATGTGACGGCGGAACAGTTCGATGCCTGGGTGGTGCCGGAAACCATGACAGGAAAATAA
- a CDS encoding helix-turn-helix domain-containing protein encodes MSALINYQTILDSNGKPAFVVVPYAEFVKLPGVVRPGMIPNEVIGKRIINEVSMLVAWREYLMLTQEEMAKRMGITQAGYAQIEAAKRPRKATLEKAAAAMGITLDQLAY; translated from the coding sequence ATGAGCGCACTTATTAATTACCAGACCATCCTGGATAGCAACGGAAAACCGGCTTTTGTCGTCGTGCCTTATGCCGAGTTTGTCAAACTTCCCGGCGTAGTACGCCCGGGCATGATTCCCAACGAGGTTATTGGTAAACGCATCATAAATGAAGTCAGTATGCTCGTCGCCTGGCGCGAATACCTGATGCTGACGCAAGAGGAAATGGCTAAACGCATGGGGATTACGCAAGCCGGTTACGCACAGATCGAAGCTGCCAAACGTCCGCGTAAGGCAACACTTGAGAAAGCCGCAGCGGCTATGGGCATTACCTTGGATCAACTCGCGTACTGA
- a CDS encoding type II toxin-antitoxin system RelE family toxin, whose amino-acid sequence MNDIDWKPKALKQVEKIKAAAVRKRIFTEVQSLADFPDCQGVKKLTNHAYSYRLRVGDYRVFFEFDGSVHVIDIEEVKKRDERTY is encoded by the coding sequence GTGAATGACATTGACTGGAAACCCAAAGCGCTTAAGCAGGTTGAGAAAATCAAGGCTGCCGCCGTGCGCAAAAGAATTTTTACTGAAGTTCAGTCGCTGGCTGATTTTCCGGATTGCCAGGGTGTCAAAAAACTCACCAATCATGCGTATAGCTACCGGCTGCGGGTTGGTGACTACCGGGTATTTTTCGAGTTTGACGGTAGCGTGCATGTTATTGATATTGAGGAGGTAAAAAAACGCGATGAGCGCACTTATTAA
- a CDS encoding toll/interleukin-1 receptor domain-containing protein, with translation MYTSTEVRTLTPVRENVEKRASVPGLRDVFLCHAWDDRKGAAQELHDLLESRSVSVWFSEKDVLLGATLLREIDKGLARSRVGIVLVTPALLRRLEGEGIADKELSALLARDLLVPIVHGTTYEALREVSPLLGSRSGLSTAEEPMANIAAKLAELVTFSPEAQSIIPPGLPRQTAPG, from the coding sequence GTGTACACGTCTACCGAGGTGCGGACGCTCACGCCGGTCCGCGAAAACGTCGAGAAGCGAGCATCCGTGCCAGGCCTTCGAGATGTTTTTCTTTGCCACGCGTGGGATGACCGGAAAGGGGCCGCCCAGGAGCTGCACGATCTGCTCGAGTCGCGCAGTGTCTCGGTTTGGTTCAGCGAGAAAGACGTCCTCCTCGGTGCGACTTTGCTTCGCGAAATCGATAAAGGATTGGCGAGGTCGCGAGTCGGGATCGTGCTGGTAACCCCTGCGCTGCTGCGCCGCCTCGAAGGTGAAGGCATCGCCGACAAGGAGCTTTCGGCGCTCTTGGCGCGTGATCTGCTCGTTCCAATCGTCCATGGCACGACGTATGAAGCTCTACGCGAAGTCAGCCCCTTGCTCGGCTCGCGAAGTGGCCTGAGCACAGCAGAAGAGCCGATGGCAAACATTGCGGCCAAGCTCGCGGAGCTGGTCACCTTTAGCCCTGAGGCCCAATCCATCATTCCACCGGGCTTGCCGCGACAAACCGCGCCAGGTTGA